From a single Nocardioides panacis genomic region:
- the alr gene encoding alanine racemase: MSTPEPAALPATGAPASPDARAEIVVDLDAIRDNVATLRARVGDAAMMTVVKADGYGHGLVESGRAARAGGADWLGTAVIEEALALRAAGDTGPILTWLTVPGEDYTRPVEAGVDLTAYTVREVDEIAAAARALGVRARVQLKVDTGLSRGGATAEDWPALVAAAADAEQVGALRVTGIWSHFACSDEPDHPANDAQEKAFVHALQVVDAVGIEPEVRHLSNSAGALLRPWSSYDLVRCGIAAYGLSPAPDVVTSAELGLVPAMTVRARLALVKHVPAGASVSYGHGWTAPRDTFLGLVPAGYGDGVPRHASSTAHVLAGGRQRQVAGRVCMDQLVLDLGDDELAAGDPVVLFGSGRDGAPTAQDWAEACGTISYEIVTRIGGRFVRRHVSKELRNA; this comes from the coding sequence ATGAGCACGCCAGAGCCCGCAGCACTCCCCGCGACCGGGGCACCCGCCTCGCCCGACGCCCGCGCCGAGATCGTCGTCGACCTCGACGCGATCCGCGACAACGTGGCGACCCTGAGGGCCCGGGTCGGCGACGCCGCGATGATGACGGTGGTCAAGGCCGACGGCTACGGCCACGGCCTGGTCGAGTCCGGCCGGGCCGCCCGCGCCGGCGGCGCCGACTGGCTCGGCACCGCCGTGATCGAGGAGGCGCTCGCGCTGCGGGCCGCGGGCGACACCGGCCCGATCCTGACCTGGCTGACCGTCCCCGGTGAGGACTACACCCGGCCCGTCGAGGCCGGCGTCGACCTGACCGCCTACACCGTCCGCGAGGTCGACGAGATCGCCGCCGCCGCCCGCGCGCTCGGCGTGCGCGCCCGGGTGCAGCTCAAGGTGGACACCGGGCTGAGCCGTGGCGGGGCCACCGCGGAGGACTGGCCGGCCCTGGTCGCGGCCGCCGCCGACGCCGAGCAGGTCGGCGCGCTGCGGGTCACCGGGATCTGGTCGCACTTCGCCTGCAGCGACGAGCCGGACCACCCGGCCAACGACGCGCAGGAGAAGGCGTTCGTGCACGCCCTGCAGGTCGTCGACGCGGTCGGCATCGAGCCGGAGGTGCGGCACCTGTCCAACTCCGCCGGCGCCCTGCTGCGGCCGTGGTCCTCCTACGACCTGGTCCGGTGCGGCATCGCGGCGTACGGCCTCTCGCCGGCACCCGACGTGGTCACCTCCGCCGAGCTCGGCCTGGTGCCGGCGATGACCGTGCGGGCCCGGCTCGCCCTGGTCAAGCACGTGCCGGCCGGCGCGAGCGTGTCCTACGGGCACGGCTGGACCGCGCCGCGGGACACCTTCCTGGGGCTGGTGCCGGCGGGGTACGGCGACGGGGTGCCGCGGCACGCCTCCTCGACCGCGCACGTCCTGGCAGGCGGGCGGCAGCGGCAGGTCGCGGGCCGGGTCTGCATGGACCAGCTGGTGCTGGACCTCGGCGACGACGAGCTCGCGGCCGGGGACCCGGTGGTGCTCTTCGGCTCCGGCCGGGACGGCGCGCCGACCGCACAGGACTGGGCGGAGGCCTGCGGCACGATCTCCTATGAGATCGTCACCAGGATCGGTGGCCGGTTCGTCCGGCGGCACGTCTCGAAGGAACTGAGGAACGCATGA
- the tsaD gene encoding tRNA (adenosine(37)-N6)-threonylcarbamoyltransferase complex transferase subunit TsaD, translating into MTDQPLVLGIETSCDETGVGIVRGNTLLADAVASSVEEHARFGGVVPEVASRAHLEAMVPTIERACADAGIRLLDVDAIAVTNGPGLAGALLVGVAAAKALAVGLGKPIFGVNHLAAHVAVDQLEHGPLPSPCVALLVSGGHSSLLRVSDVTGGDQGVVPLGATIDDAAGEAFDKVARLLGLPFPGGPHIDRAARSGSSVYVDFPRGLTSRRDLERHRFDFSFSGLKTAVARWVEARERSGEPVPVDDVAASFQEAVVDVLTRKAVDAAVSEGIEDILIGGGVAANSRLRVLAEERAAAKGIRVRVPRPGLCTDNGAMVAALGAEMVARGRQASPLDLPADSSLPVTSVLA; encoded by the coding sequence ATGACGGACCAGCCCCTCGTGCTCGGCATCGAGACCTCCTGCGACGAGACCGGGGTCGGCATCGTGCGCGGGAACACCCTGCTCGCCGACGCGGTGGCCTCCAGCGTCGAGGAGCACGCGCGCTTCGGCGGCGTGGTGCCCGAGGTCGCCTCCCGGGCGCACCTCGAGGCGATGGTGCCGACGATCGAGCGGGCCTGCGCCGACGCCGGGATCCGGCTGCTCGACGTCGACGCGATCGCGGTGACCAACGGCCCGGGCCTCGCCGGCGCGCTGCTGGTCGGGGTCGCGGCCGCCAAGGCGCTGGCCGTGGGGCTGGGCAAGCCGATCTTCGGGGTCAACCACCTCGCCGCGCACGTCGCGGTCGACCAGCTCGAGCACGGCCCGCTGCCCTCGCCGTGCGTGGCGCTGCTGGTCAGCGGCGGGCACTCCTCGCTGCTGCGGGTCAGCGACGTGACCGGCGGGGACCAGGGCGTCGTCCCGCTCGGCGCGACGATCGACGACGCCGCCGGCGAGGCGTTCGACAAGGTCGCCCGGCTGCTCGGCCTGCCGTTCCCCGGCGGCCCGCACATCGACCGGGCTGCCCGCTCCGGCTCCTCGGTGTACGTCGACTTCCCGCGCGGCCTCACCTCGCGGCGCGACCTGGAGCGGCACCGGTTCGACTTCTCGTTCTCCGGGCTGAAGACCGCCGTCGCGCGCTGGGTCGAGGCCCGCGAGCGGTCCGGCGAGCCGGTGCCCGTCGACGACGTCGCCGCCTCGTTCCAGGAGGCGGTGGTCGACGTGCTGACCCGCAAGGCCGTGGACGCCGCGGTCAGCGAGGGCATCGAGGACATCCTGATCGGCGGCGGGGTGGCGGCGAACTCCCGGCTCCGGGTGCTGGCCGAGGAGCGCGCCGCCGCGAAGGGCATCCGGGTCCGGGTGCCGCGGCCGGGACTGTGCACCGACAACGGCGCGATGGTCGCCGCGCTGGGCGCGGAGATGGTGGCCCGGGGCCGGCAGGCCTCGCCGCTCGACCTGCCCGCCGACTCCTCGCTGCCGGTGACGTCCGTCCTCGCCTGA
- the tsaE gene encoding tRNA (adenosine(37)-N6)-threonylcarbamoyltransferase complex ATPase subunit type 1 TsaE, translated as MTLSVVADTAEDTRDLAVRLATLLRSGDLLILSGDLGAGKTTFTQGLGAGLGVRGAVTSPTFVIARVHPSLSGGPALVHVDAYRLGDRLELDDLDLDTSLEDAVTVVEWGTGVAEELAEDRLEVEILRAHADEDGETRTVRLTALGPRWNGVDLGPVAGA; from the coding sequence GTGACGCTCTCCGTCGTGGCGGACACCGCCGAGGACACCCGCGACCTCGCGGTCCGGCTGGCCACCCTGCTGCGCTCCGGGGACCTGCTCATCCTCAGCGGCGACCTGGGGGCCGGCAAGACCACGTTCACCCAGGGCCTGGGCGCCGGACTGGGGGTCCGCGGCGCGGTCACGTCGCCCACCTTCGTGATCGCCCGGGTGCACCCGTCGCTGTCCGGCGGCCCGGCGCTGGTGCACGTCGACGCCTACCGGCTCGGCGACCGTCTCGAGCTCGACGACCTCGACCTGGACACCTCGCTCGAGGACGCGGTCACCGTCGTGGAGTGGGGGACCGGCGTGGCCGAGGAGCTGGCCGAGGACCGGCTGGAGGTCGAGATCCTGCGCGCGCACGCCGACGAGGACGGCGAGACCCGCACGGTGAGGCTGACCGCCCTCGGCCCGCGCTGGAACGGCGTCGACCTCGGCCCGGTCGCGGGCGCGTAA
- a CDS encoding SigE family RNA polymerase sigma factor gives MQLAAETGVGMAPDRDADFAAYMAARQPSLLRTAYLLSGDRHTAEDLVQVAFAKLYLSWDKVQRRELVDGYVRRILVNEHTSLWRRAFTRREVVSGAVPETQTLDRTDDGESAALWAFVQTLPRKQRAVIVLRYYEELSEAETAEVLGVSVGTVKSQASRALAAMRSRVHDHPGIGRGTPREEER, from the coding sequence GTGCAGCTGGCAGCCGAGACGGGGGTCGGGATGGCGCCGGACCGGGACGCGGACTTCGCGGCGTACATGGCCGCCCGTCAGCCGAGCCTGCTGCGGACCGCCTACCTGCTGAGCGGGGACCGGCACACCGCCGAGGACCTGGTGCAGGTGGCGTTCGCGAAGCTGTACCTGTCGTGGGACAAGGTGCAGCGCCGGGAGCTGGTCGACGGCTACGTCCGCCGGATCCTGGTCAACGAGCACACCTCGCTGTGGCGGCGGGCGTTCACGCGCCGCGAGGTGGTCTCGGGGGCCGTCCCGGAGACGCAGACGCTCGACCGCACCGACGACGGCGAGAGCGCGGCGCTGTGGGCGTTCGTGCAGACCCTGCCGCGCAAGCAGCGTGCGGTGATCGTGCTGCGCTACTACGAGGAACTCTCGGAGGCGGAGACCGCCGAGGTGCTCGGCGTCTCCGTCGGCACCGTGAAGTCACAGGCCAGTCGGGCGCTCGCCGCGATGCGGTCCCGCGTCCACGACCACCCCGGGATCGGCCGGGGAACGCCTCGGGAGGAGGAACGATGA
- the tsaB gene encoding tRNA (adenosine(37)-N6)-threonylcarbamoyltransferase complex dimerization subunit type 1 TsaB produces the protein MLLAFDTSTPAVTVALHDGERVVASHTVVDARRQGELLAPGITRVLDEAWVPRQDVTAIAVGVGPGPFTGLRVGLVTARTLALALEVPVYGVCTLDVLAVQAVDEGAVDGPFLVATDARRKEVYWASYDGQGVRLDGPHVAKPADVATGLPVVGAGALLYPEAFPHAVGPEHPDAGVLARVVSDERAELLDPEPLYLRRPDVAAPAKPKPVS, from the coding sequence GTGCTGCTCGCCTTCGACACCTCCACCCCGGCCGTCACCGTCGCCCTGCACGACGGCGAGCGGGTCGTCGCCTCGCACACCGTCGTCGACGCCCGCCGCCAGGGCGAGCTGCTCGCCCCCGGCATCACCCGGGTGCTGGACGAGGCGTGGGTGCCCCGCCAGGACGTCACCGCGATCGCCGTCGGCGTCGGGCCCGGGCCGTTCACCGGCCTGCGGGTCGGCCTGGTCACCGCGCGGACGCTGGCGCTCGCGCTGGAGGTCCCGGTGTACGGCGTGTGCACGCTCGACGTGCTCGCGGTGCAGGCCGTCGACGAGGGCGCGGTGGACGGGCCGTTCCTGGTCGCGACGGACGCGCGCCGCAAGGAGGTCTACTGGGCGTCGTACGACGGGCAGGGCGTGCGCCTCGACGGCCCGCACGTCGCGAAGCCGGCCGACGTCGCCACCGGGCTGCCGGTCGTGGGGGCGGGCGCGCTGCTCTACCCCGAGGCGTTCCCGCACGCCGTCGGCCCGGAGCACCCGGACGCCGGGGTGCTGGCCCGCGTGGTGAGCGACGAGCGCGCCGAGCTGCTCGACCCGGAGCCGCTCTACCTCCGGCGCCCGGACGTGGCGGCACCCGCGAAGCCCAAGCCCGTCTCGTGA
- a CDS encoding S-(hydroxymethyl)mycothiol dehydrogenase produces MQQVRGVVAKAKGEPVSIETINIPDPGPGEAVVAISACGVCHTDLHYREGGINDEFPFLLGHEAAGVVESVGEGVDSVAPGDFVVLNWRAVCGTCRACTRGEPWYCFSTFNATRKMTLEDGTELSPALGIGAFADKTLVHAGQCTKVDPSARPAAVGLLGCGVMAGLGAAINTGNVGRGKSVAVIGCGGVGAAAVAGARLAGAGTIIAVDLDPKKLEWATNLGATHTVDAGAGDVVAAIQALTGGNGADVVIDAVGRPETWKQAFYARDLAGTVVLVGVPTPDMVIPDIPLIDVFGRGGALKSSWYGDCLPSRDFPMLVDLYQQGRLDLDAFVSEEIALEDVEAAFTKMHDGDVLRSVVVLS; encoded by the coding sequence ATGCAGCAGGTCCGCGGAGTGGTCGCCAAGGCCAAGGGCGAGCCCGTCTCGATCGAGACGATCAACATCCCCGACCCCGGGCCGGGCGAGGCGGTCGTCGCGATCTCCGCCTGCGGGGTCTGCCACACCGACCTGCACTACCGCGAGGGCGGCATCAACGACGAGTTCCCGTTCCTGCTCGGCCACGAGGCCGCGGGCGTCGTGGAGTCGGTCGGCGAGGGCGTCGACTCGGTCGCCCCCGGCGACTTCGTGGTGCTCAACTGGCGGGCCGTCTGCGGCACCTGCCGGGCCTGCACCCGCGGCGAGCCGTGGTACTGCTTCAGCACCTTCAACGCCACCCGCAAGATGACCCTGGAGGACGGCACCGAGCTGTCCCCGGCGCTCGGCATCGGCGCGTTCGCCGACAAGACGCTGGTGCACGCCGGCCAGTGCACCAAGGTCGACCCGTCCGCACGGCCGGCCGCCGTCGGCCTCCTCGGCTGCGGCGTGATGGCCGGGCTCGGTGCGGCGATCAACACCGGCAACGTGGGCCGCGGCAAGAGCGTCGCGGTGATCGGCTGCGGCGGGGTGGGTGCGGCGGCCGTCGCCGGCGCCCGGCTGGCCGGCGCCGGCACCATCATCGCGGTCGACCTCGACCCCAAGAAGCTCGAGTGGGCCACGAACCTCGGTGCCACGCACACCGTCGACGCCGGTGCCGGCGACGTCGTGGCGGCGATCCAGGCGCTCACGGGCGGCAACGGCGCCGACGTGGTCATCGACGCGGTCGGGCGTCCGGAGACCTGGAAGCAGGCGTTCTACGCCCGCGACCTGGCCGGCACCGTCGTGCTCGTCGGGGTGCCCACCCCGGACATGGTGATCCCCGACATCCCGCTCATCGACGTGTTCGGCCGGGGCGGCGCGCTCAAGTCCAGCTGGTACGGCGACTGCCTGCCCTCGCGCGACTTCCCGATGCTCGTCGACCTCTACCAGCAGGGACGGCTCGACCTGGACGCGTTCGTGTCCGAGGAGATCGCCCTGGAGGACGTCGAGGCGGCGTTCACCAAGATGCACGACGGTGACGTGCTGCGCAGCGTCGTGGTGCTCTCGTGA
- the treY gene encoding malto-oligosyltrehalose synthase, with amino-acid sequence MTSTYRLQLHAGFTFADAEGVVPYLADLGVSHLYLSPVLQAVPGSMHGYDVLDHDRISEELGGEAGLVALAATARQHGLGIVVDVVPNHMALVAPESSNAPLWDVLEHGRDAAHAHWFDVDWDALEGRIGLPVLWEPLADVLAKGDLRLGEENGGRVLRYHDHVFPVAAGTWDGDPGAAVAAVLAQQHYVLAGWRERDEVLNYRRFFDVDSLIAVRVELPDVFDATHRVLVDLNQRGIVEGYRIDHPDGLADPEGYLERLRAALRPGTAIWVEKILEGDETLPEWACDGTTGYDAAKVVSYALIDPAVAPALQHAWEETGGDPSLERVIADSKRQVVADVLVPERRRLVRRAADALPEVDPARLEEAVVELLVACEVYRAYVRPGTPTEELARTRIQHAGDTAGAARPDLKDEIAQLVGLATGDTDSEAARDFAVRLQQTWGPVMAKGIEDTAFYRWHRQVGLNEVGGDPDLLESASADLLHRWAAHQQQHWPLGMTTLSTHDTKRSEDVRARLVAVAGDAESWQRCSEEFAAAARKRGVDLPTAHLVWQTLAGIGDIDGERLKGYLVKAMRESKQRTSWLDSDPEYEARVLELAADANGHGRLAALVRTAVDHNATAVRAMVLGQKLLQLTLPGVPDTYQGCELVDLSLVDPDNRRPVDYDDRRARLAHLREGGAPRDLDDEKLLVTHKALALRRELRDAFADAGDHQPLVGTSRHLVGFVRGGEVAVLATRAAKRLEVVGGWEGATFALPEGLWRDELTGSLHGGAENSCADVLADYPVALLRRVHRA; translated from the coding sequence GTGACCTCCACCTACCGCCTCCAGCTCCACGCCGGCTTCACCTTCGCCGACGCCGAGGGCGTGGTGCCCTACCTCGCCGACCTCGGCGTCAGCCACCTCTACCTCTCCCCGGTGCTGCAGGCGGTCCCCGGCTCGATGCACGGCTACGACGTGCTGGACCACGACCGGATCAGCGAGGAGCTCGGCGGCGAGGCGGGCCTGGTGGCGCTGGCCGCGACCGCCCGCCAGCACGGCCTGGGCATCGTCGTCGACGTGGTGCCCAACCACATGGCCCTGGTCGCGCCGGAGAGCAGCAACGCCCCGCTGTGGGACGTCCTCGAGCACGGCCGCGACGCCGCGCACGCGCACTGGTTCGACGTCGACTGGGACGCGCTCGAGGGCCGGATCGGCCTGCCGGTGCTGTGGGAGCCGCTGGCCGACGTCCTGGCCAAGGGCGACCTGCGGCTCGGCGAGGAGAACGGCGGCCGGGTGCTGCGCTACCACGACCACGTGTTCCCGGTCGCCGCCGGCACCTGGGACGGCGACCCGGGCGCCGCGGTGGCCGCGGTGCTCGCGCAGCAGCACTACGTCCTGGCCGGCTGGCGCGAGCGCGACGAGGTGCTCAACTACCGCCGGTTCTTCGACGTGGACAGCCTGATCGCCGTGCGCGTCGAGCTGCCCGACGTCTTCGACGCCACCCACCGGGTGCTGGTCGACCTCAACCAGCGCGGGATCGTCGAGGGCTACCGGATCGACCACCCCGACGGCCTCGCCGACCCGGAGGGCTACCTCGAGCGGCTGCGCGCCGCGCTGCGTCCGGGCACCGCGATCTGGGTGGAGAAGATCCTCGAGGGCGACGAGACGCTGCCGGAGTGGGCCTGCGACGGCACCACCGGGTACGACGCCGCCAAGGTGGTCTCCTACGCCCTGATCGACCCGGCCGTCGCCCCGGCCCTCCAGCACGCCTGGGAGGAGACTGGCGGGGACCCGTCCCTGGAGCGGGTGATCGCCGACTCCAAGCGGCAGGTGGTCGCCGACGTCCTGGTGCCCGAGCGCCGCCGGCTGGTCCGGCGGGCCGCCGACGCGCTGCCCGAGGTGGACCCCGCCCGGCTCGAGGAGGCGGTCGTCGAGCTGCTGGTGGCCTGCGAGGTCTACCGCGCCTACGTCCGGCCCGGGACCCCGACCGAGGAGCTCGCCCGCACCCGGATCCAGCACGCCGGCGACACCGCGGGCGCGGCCCGTCCGGACCTGAAGGACGAGATCGCGCAGCTCGTCGGGCTCGCCACCGGGGACACCGACAGCGAGGCGGCCCGGGACTTCGCCGTCCGCCTACAGCAGACCTGGGGCCCGGTGATGGCCAAGGGCATCGAGGACACCGCGTTCTACCGCTGGCACCGCCAGGTCGGCCTCAACGAGGTCGGCGGCGACCCCGACCTGCTCGAGAGCGCCTCCGCCGACCTGCTGCACCGGTGGGCCGCGCACCAGCAGCAGCACTGGCCGCTGGGCATGACCACGCTGTCCACCCACGACACCAAGCGCAGCGAGGACGTCCGGGCCCGCCTGGTCGCGGTCGCCGGGGACGCCGAGTCCTGGCAGCGCTGCTCGGAGGAGTTCGCCGCCGCGGCCCGCAAGCGCGGCGTCGACCTGCCGACCGCGCACCTCGTCTGGCAGACGCTCGCCGGGATCGGGGACATCGACGGCGAGCGGCTCAAGGGCTACCTCGTCAAGGCGATGCGGGAGTCCAAGCAGCGCACGTCGTGGCTGGACTCCGATCCGGAGTACGAGGCCCGCGTGCTGGAGCTCGCCGCCGACGCCAACGGCCACGGCCGGCTCGCGGCGCTGGTCCGCACCGCCGTCGACCACAACGCGACGGCGGTCCGGGCGATGGTGCTCGGCCAGAAGCTCCTCCAGCTGACGCTGCCCGGGGTGCCCGACACCTACCAGGGCTGCGAGCTGGTGGACCTGTCACTGGTGGACCCCGACAACCGCCGCCCGGTCGACTACGACGACCGCCGCGCGCGGCTCGCGCACCTGCGCGAGGGCGGCGCCCCCCGCGACCTCGACGACGAGAAGCTCCTGGTCACCCACAAGGCGCTGGCGCTGCGCCGCGAGCTGCGCGACGCGTTCGCCGACGCGGGTGACCACCAGCCGCTGGTCGGCACGTCGCGGCACCTCGTCGGGTTCGTCCGCGGGGGAGAGGTCGCGGTGCTCGCCACCCGCGCCGCCAAGCGGCTCGAGGTCGTCGGCGGCTGGGAGGGCGCGACGTTCGCGCTCCCCGAGGGGCTGTGGCGCGACGAGCTGACCGGGAGCCTGCACGGCGGCGCCGAGAACAGCTGCGCCGACGTGCTCGCGGACTACCCCGTGGCGCTGCTGCGACGGGTGCACCGCGCGTGA
- a CDS encoding alpha/beta fold hydrolase — MTKRRWLGLAAAGMGATAAAVTAGFFVERKVDHTRRAGAPGADELGSLHSDALTVRTEDGVSLHAEVDEVAPYSEEAAKTRPVSRVGKPRRRVAPDPTVVFVHGYALNLDCWHFQRAYFRGKHRLVFYDQRSHGRSGRSDKAHATIDQLGDDLRQVIEELVPEGPVVLVGHSMGGMSIMAFAERHRDLFDERVTGVALMSTTAGGLKTHHIVSRLIPDSIGGQVGSRVIAGLARAPQLVDSLRRRGSNIGFLVAEQFAFGGDVPASYVEFVNNMLAATSFQVLAEFFPNFDTLDKYGALGAFAEVPTTILSGTEDVLTSVGHSRKMAQRIGGAKLVECAGAGHMVILEQKDRVNTALDELLAAAAAGPTSQVS, encoded by the coding sequence ATGACCAAGCGACGGTGGCTCGGGCTCGCCGCTGCCGGGATGGGCGCGACCGCGGCCGCGGTGACCGCCGGCTTCTTCGTCGAGCGCAAGGTCGACCACACCCGGCGCGCGGGCGCGCCCGGCGCCGACGAGCTCGGCAGCCTGCACAGCGACGCGCTCACCGTCCGCACCGAGGACGGCGTGAGCCTGCACGCCGAGGTCGACGAGGTGGCGCCGTACTCCGAGGAGGCCGCCAAGACCCGGCCGGTGAGCCGGGTCGGCAAGCCGCGCCGGCGGGTGGCGCCCGACCCGACGGTCGTCTTCGTGCACGGCTACGCGCTGAACCTCGACTGCTGGCACTTCCAGCGCGCGTACTTCCGGGGCAAGCACCGCCTGGTGTTCTACGACCAGCGCTCGCACGGCCGGTCGGGCAGGTCGGACAAGGCGCACGCGACCATCGACCAGCTCGGCGACGACCTCCGGCAGGTGATCGAGGAGCTGGTCCCCGAGGGGCCGGTCGTGCTCGTCGGCCACTCGATGGGCGGCATGTCGATCATGGCGTTCGCCGAGCGGCACCGCGACCTGTTCGACGAGCGGGTCACCGGCGTGGCGCTGATGTCCACGACCGCCGGGGGCCTGAAGACCCACCACATCGTCAGCCGGCTGATCCCCGACTCCATCGGCGGGCAGGTCGGCTCCCGGGTGATCGCCGGCCTGGCGCGCGCGCCCCAGCTCGTGGACTCGCTGCGCCGCCGCGGCTCGAACATCGGCTTCCTGGTCGCCGAGCAGTTCGCGTTCGGCGGGGACGTGCCGGCCTCCTACGTCGAGTTCGTGAACAACATGCTGGCCGCCACCTCCTTCCAGGTGCTCGCGGAGTTCTTCCCGAACTTCGACACGCTCGACAAGTACGGCGCCCTGGGGGCCTTCGCGGAGGTCCCGACGACGATCCTCTCGGGCACCGAGGACGTGCTCACCTCCGTCGGGCACAGCCGCAAGATGGCCCAGCGGATCGGCGGCGCGAAGCTGGTCGAGTGCGCCGGGGCCGGGCACATGGTGATCCTGGAGCAGAAGGACCGGGTCAACACCGCCCTCGACGAGCTGCTCGCGGCCGCCGCCGCGGGCCCGACCAGCCAGGTCTCGTGA
- a CDS encoding sodium:calcium antiporter, with translation MLSLLVALLLLVVGAALLTAGAEGFAENVTAASSRLGVSVLALALLLAGAEPEEAVTAMLASGQGHPALAAGDAIGANLVILTLTLGLAALVTRLPVTRRSVEYGVAAAVLGAVAYLFMLNGVLDRLEGSVLVALYVAGVVWVWRRERTPPLIGEMAELEEKDRLHVGEGAGDEATGRALLMVLLGLLGMVVGGFLAVRGAEGLVDALGLTESVVGLTVLALATSAEMVALVWAARRRGLTEVVVAGTVGAVAYNATVSLGLAALVSPLGLGRHNLVVTTAGVTAVLPLVLLVGLRTGRLPKAVGALLVVAYVGAMGFLLAR, from the coding sequence GTGCTCAGCCTCCTGGTCGCCCTCCTGCTGCTCGTCGTCGGTGCCGCCCTGCTCACGGCCGGCGCCGAGGGCTTCGCCGAGAACGTCACCGCGGCCTCGTCCCGGCTGGGGGTCAGCGTGCTCGCGCTCGCACTGCTGCTGGCCGGCGCCGAGCCGGAGGAGGCGGTCACCGCGATGCTGGCCTCCGGGCAGGGGCACCCGGCCCTGGCCGCCGGGGACGCGATCGGCGCGAACCTGGTGATCCTCACCCTCACCCTCGGCCTCGCCGCCCTGGTCACCCGGCTGCCGGTCACCCGGCGCAGCGTGGAGTACGGCGTCGCGGCGGCCGTGCTCGGCGCGGTGGCCTACCTGTTCATGCTCAACGGGGTGCTCGACCGGCTCGAAGGCTCGGTCCTGGTGGCGCTGTACGTCGCCGGGGTCGTCTGGGTGTGGCGCCGGGAGCGGACGCCACCGCTGATCGGCGAGATGGCCGAGCTCGAGGAGAAGGACCGGCTGCACGTCGGCGAGGGGGCCGGGGACGAGGCGACCGGCCGCGCGCTGCTGATGGTGCTGCTCGGGCTGCTCGGCATGGTGGTCGGCGGCTTCCTCGCGGTCCGCGGCGCCGAGGGCCTGGTCGACGCGCTGGGGCTCACCGAGTCCGTGGTGGGGCTCACCGTGCTCGCGCTCGCCACCAGCGCCGAGATGGTCGCGCTGGTCTGGGCGGCCCGGCGCCGCGGGCTGACCGAGGTCGTCGTCGCGGGCACGGTCGGCGCGGTCGCCTACAACGCCACCGTCTCGCTCGGCCTGGCCGCCCTGGTCAGCCCGCTCGGCCTGGGACGGCACAACCTCGTCGTGACGACCGCCGGGGTGACCGCGGTGCTCCCGCTGGTGCTGCTGGTCGGTCTGCGCACCGGCCGGCTGCCCAAGGCCGTGGGTGCGCTGCTGGTCGTGGCCTACGTCGGGGCGATGGGTTTTCTGCTCGCCCGTTAG
- a CDS encoding GNAT family N-acetyltransferase: protein MILRPATADDVPAVTDLEAELFGPDAWPAGSVAEELTGERRTAVVAVDAGVVGYAVTLSSDVVDLQRIGVAATYRRTGLAHRLLAAVSTGGRMLLEVSERNTGARAFYEAEGFTEIGRRRRYYRDGADAVVMERATQ, encoded by the coding sequence GTGATCCTGCGCCCGGCGACCGCTGACGACGTCCCGGCCGTGACCGACCTGGAGGCCGAGCTGTTCGGCCCGGACGCCTGGCCGGCCGGCTCGGTCGCCGAGGAGCTGACCGGCGAGCGGCGGACGGCGGTCGTCGCGGTGGACGCCGGCGTCGTGGGCTACGCGGTGACGCTGTCCTCCGACGTCGTGGACCTGCAGCGGATCGGGGTGGCCGCGACGTACCGGCGCACCGGGCTGGCGCACCGGCTGCTGGCCGCGGTGAGCACCGGCGGGCGGATGCTGCTCGAGGTCAGCGAGCGCAACACGGGGGCGCGCGCGTTCTACGAGGCCGAGGGGTTCACCGAGATCGGCAGGCGCCGGCGCTACTACCGGGACGGGGCGGACGCGGTCGTCATGGAGCGCGCGACACAATGA
- a CDS encoding MBL fold metallo-hydrolase — MTARIDKAVLQGTFTLDGETFDVDNNVWVVGDDSECVVIDAPHDVEGILAVVGDRTVRAILCTHAHDDHVRVAPALRERVTAPILLHPDDRPLWELTHTDELWDVDLADGQEIQVAGTTLRVLHTPGHAPGGVCFHAPELGCVFTGDTLFNGGPGATGRSYSDRELLVASITDRLLGLPDATVVHTGHGDDTTIGAERANVT; from the coding sequence GTGACCGCCCGCATCGACAAGGCCGTCCTGCAGGGCACGTTCACCCTCGACGGGGAGACCTTCGACGTCGACAACAACGTCTGGGTCGTCGGCGACGACTCCGAGTGCGTGGTGATCGACGCCCCCCACGACGTCGAGGGGATCCTCGCGGTCGTCGGCGACCGCACGGTCCGGGCGATCCTCTGCACGCACGCCCACGACGACCACGTCCGCGTCGCCCCGGCGCTGCGGGAGCGGGTCACCGCGCCGATCCTGCTGCACCCCGACGACCGGCCGCTGTGGGAGCTCACGCACACCGACGAGCTGTGGGACGTCGACCTCGCCGACGGGCAGGAGATCCAGGTCGCCGGCACCACCCTGCGCGTGCTGCACACCCCGGGGCACGCGCCCGGCGGCGTCTGCTTCCACGCCCCGGAGCTGGGCTGCGTGTTCACCGGCGACACCCTGTTCAACGGCGGGCCCGGCGCGACCGGACGCTCCTACAGCGACCGGGAGCTGCTGGTCGCCTCGATCACCGACCGGCTGCTCGGGCTGCCGGACGCGACCGTGGTGCACACCGGGCACGGGGACGACACGACGATCGGCGCCGAGCGCGCGAATGTGACCTGA